In Marinilabiliales bacterium, the sequence GGGTGCTTGAGTATTGCATACTGTCATTACTTGCAAAGAATGATGCATATGCCTCAGACATCATAAATGAGTTGAAGGATGCCAGAATGATAGTTGTAGAAGGCACCATGTACCCACTGCTTACCCGTCAGAAAAATGCGGGTCTGCTGAGCTACAGGTGGGAGGAGTCGCAGCAGGGCCCTCCCAGGAAATACTACACGCTTACCGAAAAGGGTAAGGAATTCCTTGTAGAGCT encodes:
- a CDS encoding PadR family transcriptional regulator; protein product: MNVENTKAQMRKGVLEYCILSLLAKNDAYASDIINELKDARMIVVEGTMYPLLTRQKNAGLLSYRWEESQQGPPRKYYTLTEKGKEFLVELDKSWEDLITAVNSINRKRSRSKS